The proteins below are encoded in one region of Sinorhizobium meliloti:
- a CDS encoding transporter substrate-binding domain-containing protein yields MKKLMIALAVAVLASGGASAADLGGKLLKVGSDTTSPPMESVDPATGQIVGFDIDVVNAICAKINCQAEFVTTGWDGIFAALDQGNFDLVASGVSITEERKKAMDFSDPYIVNSQAVLMRVEDQGVSLEDFKSKGKKLSAQANTTDAQVAEGVVGKENVVAYDSFSAAIIALKNKDVDGVVINGANAAAYEREFVGELVVAIRDLESDPLGLVFRKGDANVAAFNEGLKMIRDDGTLDQLVNKYWGVK; encoded by the coding sequence ATGAAAAAATTGATGATCGCACTTGCGGTTGCGGTTCTGGCCTCGGGCGGGGCCTCGGCCGCCGATCTCGGCGGGAAGCTGCTTAAGGTCGGCTCGGACACGACCTCGCCGCCGATGGAGAGCGTCGATCCCGCGACCGGCCAGATCGTCGGTTTCGATATCGATGTGGTGAATGCGATCTGCGCCAAGATCAATTGTCAGGCGGAATTCGTGACCACCGGTTGGGACGGCATCTTCGCAGCGCTCGACCAGGGCAACTTCGATCTCGTTGCCTCGGGCGTGTCGATTACCGAGGAGCGCAAGAAGGCCATGGACTTCTCGGATCCCTACATCGTCAACAGCCAGGCGGTACTGATGCGGGTCGAGGACCAGGGCGTGTCGCTGGAGGACTTCAAGTCGAAGGGCAAGAAGCTCTCCGCCCAGGCCAACACCACGGATGCGCAGGTCGCCGAGGGGGTGGTCGGCAAAGAAAACGTCGTCGCCTATGACAGCTTCAGCGCCGCGATCATCGCGCTCAAGAACAAAGATGTCGATGGCGTCGTCATCAACGGGGCCAATGCTGCCGCTTACGAACGCGAGTTCGTCGGCGAACTCGTGGTGGCGATCCGGGATCTCGAATCCGATCCGCTCGGCCTCGTCTTCCGCAAGGGCGATGCCAATGTCGCCGCCTTCAACGAAGGTCTGAAGATGATCCGCGACGACGGCAC